Proteins from a genomic interval of Caulobacter rhizosphaerae:
- a CDS encoding proteophosphoglycan 5, whose protein sequence is MTKLRLTAAVAALTLAGYAGSALAQQTAPTDPTAQTTQSAPSSSTTSPSYGTDPAATPAQDPAADASASGTPSSATASDTSTDASTPAADAKSEKKAKKHHKPAGSETDPSASSTTDTPKP, encoded by the coding sequence ATGACCAAGCTCCGCCTCACGGCCGCCGTCGCTGCACTGACCCTCGCCGGCTATGCCGGGTCGGCCCTGGCTCAGCAAACCGCGCCCACCGACCCGACCGCGCAGACCACCCAAAGCGCGCCCTCCTCGTCCACGACCTCGCCGTCCTACGGCACGGACCCGGCGGCCACCCCGGCCCAGGATCCGGCGGCTGACGCCAGCGCCAGCGGCACGCCCAGCTCCGCCACGGCTTCGGACACCTCGACCGACGCCTCGACCCCCGCCGCCGACGCCAAGTCCGAGAAGAAGGCCAAGAAGCACCACAAGCCGGCCGGCTCCGAAACCGACCCGTCCGCCAGCTCGACCACGGACACGCCCAAGCCGTAA
- a CDS encoding endonuclease domain-containing protein, which produces MSVERARALRKVMSVQEVRLWVRLRSLRADGFHFRRQAPLLGYYPDFICLGRRLVVEVDGHHEELEQAAHDAYRDQVFRRSGFQTLHFPTRAVHEDIDAVVGVICQALSAASPSGPPSPQGGGKGSKLMAALCGQELRHDRNRLFQSDPRPHRPLGNRSRP; this is translated from the coding sequence ATGAGCGTCGAACGCGCGAGAGCGCTAAGGAAGGTGATGAGCGTGCAGGAAGTTCGCCTGTGGGTGCGGCTCCGGTCGCTGCGAGCAGACGGCTTTCACTTCCGGCGGCAGGCGCCGCTGCTGGGGTATTATCCTGACTTCATCTGCCTCGGCCGACGCCTCGTCGTGGAAGTGGACGGGCATCACGAGGAACTGGAACAGGCTGCTCACGACGCGTATCGCGACCAAGTTTTCCGTCGCTCGGGCTTCCAAACCTTGCACTTTCCGACCCGTGCGGTGCATGAGGATATCGACGCGGTCGTGGGCGTGATTTGTCAGGCCCTGAGCGCAGCGAGCCCTTCGGGGCCACCCTCCCCACAAGGGGGAGGGAAGGGATCTAAGTTAATGGCCGCCTTATGTGGCCAGGAATTGAGACATGACCGAAACCGCCTCTTCCAAAGTGATCCAAGGCCGCACCGGCCCCTGGGAAATCGTTCTCGGCCTTGA
- the gatB gene encoding Asp-tRNA(Asn)/Glu-tRNA(Gln) amidotransferase subunit GatB, with product MTETASSKVIQGRTGPWEIVLGLEVHAQVASVSKLFSGAAVGFGAGPNQQVSLVDAAMPGMLPVLNRFCVEQAVKTGLGLKAQINLKSRFDRKNYFYPDLPQGYQISQFDQPIVGEGVVTVERDDGTTFDVRIERLHLEQDAGKSLHDQDPNATYVDLNRAGTALMEIVSRPDMRTSEEAAAYVKKLRTILVYLGTCDGDMEKGNLRADVNVSVCRPGDYEKFRETGSFSHLGTRCEIKNVNSYRYIQQAIEYEARRQIEILEDGGKIDQETRLFDPNKLETRSMRSKEEAHDYRYFPDPDLLPLVLDPAWVKAIEDTLPELPDAKKQRLQSQYGLSAYDAGVLIIEADRADYFEAAAKGRDAKLVSNWVTNELLSKLSAGGHEIASSPLPPEDIAQLVELIETGVISSKIAKEVFEHMWAGEGRPAQIVEARGLVQINDTGAIEAAIDKLIAANSDKAAAVKEKPQAIGWFVGQVMKETGGKANPATVNELLRSKLGL from the coding sequence ATGACCGAAACCGCCTCTTCCAAAGTGATCCAAGGCCGCACCGGCCCCTGGGAAATCGTTCTCGGCCTTGAGGTCCACGCCCAGGTCGCCAGCGTGTCCAAGCTGTTCTCCGGCGCCGCCGTCGGCTTCGGCGCGGGGCCGAACCAGCAGGTCAGCCTGGTGGACGCGGCCATGCCCGGCATGCTGCCCGTCCTGAACCGGTTCTGCGTCGAGCAGGCGGTGAAGACCGGCCTCGGGCTGAAGGCGCAGATCAATCTGAAGAGCCGCTTCGATCGCAAGAACTACTTCTATCCCGACCTGCCGCAGGGCTATCAGATCAGCCAGTTCGACCAGCCGATCGTTGGCGAGGGCGTGGTGACCGTCGAGCGCGACGACGGCACGACCTTCGACGTGCGCATCGAGCGCCTGCACCTGGAGCAGGACGCCGGCAAGTCGCTGCACGACCAGGATCCGAACGCCACCTATGTGGACCTGAACCGCGCGGGCACGGCGCTGATGGAGATCGTCTCCCGGCCCGACATGCGCACCTCGGAAGAGGCCGCCGCCTACGTCAAGAAGCTGCGCACGATCCTGGTCTATCTGGGCACCTGCGACGGCGACATGGAGAAGGGCAACCTGCGCGCCGACGTCAACGTCTCGGTCTGCCGTCCCGGCGACTACGAGAAGTTCCGCGAGACCGGCAGCTTCAGCCACCTGGGCACGCGCTGCGAGATCAAGAACGTCAACAGCTACCGCTACATCCAGCAGGCCATCGAGTACGAGGCCCGTCGCCAGATCGAGATCCTGGAGGACGGCGGCAAGATCGACCAGGAGACCCGGCTGTTCGACCCGAACAAGCTGGAGACCCGGTCGATGCGGAGCAAGGAAGAGGCGCACGACTATCGTTACTTCCCCGATCCGGACCTGCTGCCGCTGGTGCTGGATCCTGCGTGGGTGAAGGCGATCGAGGACACCCTGCCGGAATTGCCCGACGCCAAGAAGCAGCGCCTGCAGAGCCAGTACGGCCTGTCGGCCTACGACGCCGGCGTGCTGATCATCGAGGCCGACCGCGCCGACTATTTCGAGGCCGCCGCGAAAGGCCGCGACGCCAAGTTGGTGTCCAACTGGGTGACCAACGAACTGCTGTCGAAGCTGTCGGCCGGCGGCCACGAGATCGCCAGCTCGCCCTTGCCGCCGGAAGACATCGCCCAACTGGTCGAGCTGATCGAGACCGGCGTCATCAGCTCCAAGATCGCCAAGGAGGTCTTCGAGCACATGTGGGCCGGCGAGGGCCGTCCGGCGCAGATCGTCGAGGCGCGGGGCCTGGTGCAGATCAACGATACCGGCGCCATCGAGGCGGCGATCGACAAGCTGATCGCGGCCAATTCCGACAAGGCGGCGGCCGTGAAGGAAAAGCCCCAGGCCATCGGCTGGTTCGTCGGCCAGGTGATGAAGGAGACCGGGGGCAAGGCCAACCCGGCCACCGTCAACGAACTGCTGCGGAGCAAGCTGGGGCTTTAG
- a CDS encoding class I SAM-dependent methyltransferase produces the protein MTPLFLRKAAGLLPPPFRRAASGAMLDLMSLPVRLADPERRGDPWQSVHNVGGGDFARAGRETLALLIEHAGLDRDSRVLDIGCGTGRMAMPLAAWLGDGAGYVGFDVSKSAISTCRRTLGARRPDFRFVHADVRNREYRSGGSIAETAFEFPVQDASVDVAFATSVFSHMTLDSISHYLAETRRVLKPGGRFMFTAYALTPERIAAIQQGQGHLDFKPWRDGAMVIDPKSPERAIAHPLASLVAAIRQGGLDLPADVLFGGWLPPTRYGGGQDLFTVRRPAV, from the coding sequence ATGACGCCGCTCTTTCTGCGGAAGGCCGCGGGCCTGCTGCCTCCGCCGTTTCGCCGGGCCGCGTCGGGCGCGATGCTCGACCTCATGAGCCTGCCCGTCCGGCTGGCGGATCCCGAACGCCGCGGCGATCCCTGGCAGAGCGTCCACAACGTCGGCGGCGGCGATTTCGCCCGTGCCGGCCGCGAGACCCTGGCGCTGTTGATCGAGCATGCCGGCCTCGACCGTGACAGCCGCGTTCTGGATATCGGTTGCGGCACGGGTCGGATGGCCATGCCGCTGGCCGCCTGGCTGGGGGACGGCGCCGGCTACGTCGGCTTCGATGTCTCCAAGTCAGCCATCTCCACGTGCAGGCGAACCCTCGGCGCGCGGCGACCCGACTTTCGCTTCGTTCACGCCGACGTCAGAAATCGGGAATATCGGTCTGGCGGCTCGATCGCCGAGACGGCCTTCGAGTTTCCGGTCCAGGACGCGTCCGTTGACGTGGCCTTCGCAACCTCCGTCTTCAGCCACATGACGCTGGACTCCATCAGCCACTATCTGGCCGAGACGCGACGGGTGTTGAAGCCGGGCGGACGTTTCATGTTTACCGCCTACGCGCTGACGCCCGAGCGAATTGCCGCGATCCAGCAAGGGCAAGGTCATCTGGACTTCAAGCCCTGGCGGGACGGCGCCATGGTGATCGACCCCAAGTCCCCGGAGCGGGCCATAGCCCATCCGCTGGCCAGCCTGGTCGCCGCGATCCGCCAAGGCGGCCTGGATCTGCCGGCCGACGTTCTCTTCGGAGGCTGGCTGCCGCCGACCCGGTACGGCGGCGGGCAGGACCTGTTCACGGTTCGCAGGCCAGCGGTCTGA
- a CDS encoding GumC family protein: MSTTSAWSSVPHDPPSRSDWSARARYAPTDFVTLLWRERWLMLGVFLAIFLVGLAFATTMKKTYSASASLFVRLGQEYVYEPRAGDAARGAVPDVDQVIQSESEILGSGELRERVIRKVGFGRVFPGSAAKYAVASPEAKRKLMAEGREGLARNLKIETAPDNSIIRLSYSNEDPEVAEKVLNTLLEEYLIYRRNLLIGGDDNGLERQRELFTEKLAQTDAAYQAFLSGNDIGDFTAQKTALTQLQAQAESQKYATEAQLQDRKGRLAAVVAELARTPTDMVLYRDSDMSASSKLAQLKLDREGLLSRYRPDAQPVRDIDAQIAQLQQGVSSGRTNGEGARRSGPNPIWQTLQSTRNDLTAEVAALQQSLNAYTQQIQDVNQRLLRLSELEPTFNQLSRDRDVLSSNVKDFTVKEQQDQAQRQMSAEGSDNIRIVQRAVAPSTGKSLKKPVMVLAFLFAAFTAACAGLVRMLLRPGLQTPASASRTLGLPVLATANYKR, translated from the coding sequence ATGTCGACGACGAGCGCCTGGAGCAGTGTGCCGCATGACCCGCCGTCGCGCAGCGACTGGTCGGCGCGCGCCCGCTATGCGCCGACCGACTTCGTCACCCTGCTGTGGCGCGAGCGCTGGCTGATGCTGGGGGTGTTCCTGGCCATCTTCCTGGTGGGCCTGGCGTTCGCCACCACGATGAAGAAGACCTACAGCGCCAGCGCCAGCCTGTTCGTCCGCCTGGGCCAGGAATATGTCTACGAGCCACGAGCCGGTGACGCCGCCCGCGGCGCGGTGCCCGACGTCGATCAGGTGATCCAGTCGGAATCGGAAATCCTGGGCAGCGGCGAGCTGCGCGAGCGGGTGATCCGCAAGGTCGGCTTCGGCCGGGTCTTTCCCGGCAGCGCCGCCAAATACGCCGTCGCCTCGCCCGAGGCGAAGCGCAAGCTGATGGCCGAGGGCCGCGAGGGCCTGGCCCGCAACCTGAAGATCGAGACCGCCCCCGACAACTCGATCATTCGGCTGTCCTATTCCAACGAGGATCCGGAAGTCGCCGAGAAGGTGCTCAACACCCTGCTCGAGGAATATCTGATCTATCGCCGCAACCTGCTGATCGGCGGCGACGACAACGGGTTGGAGCGCCAGCGCGAGCTGTTCACCGAAAAGCTGGCCCAGACCGACGCGGCCTACCAGGCCTTCCTGTCGGGCAACGACATCGGCGACTTCACCGCCCAGAAGACCGCCCTGACCCAGCTGCAGGCCCAGGCCGAGTCGCAGAAATACGCCACCGAGGCCCAGCTCCAGGACCGCAAGGGCCGGCTGGCCGCGGTCGTGGCCGAGCTGGCCAGGACCCCCACTGACATGGTGCTGTACCGCGACAGCGACATGTCGGCGTCCAGCAAGCTGGCCCAGCTCAAGCTGGACCGCGAGGGCCTGCTGTCCCGCTATCGTCCCGACGCCCAGCCGGTCCGCGACATCGACGCCCAGATCGCCCAGCTGCAGCAGGGCGTGTCGTCGGGCCGCACCAACGGCGAGGGCGCGCGCCGCAGCGGCCCCAACCCGATCTGGCAGACCCTGCAGTCCACCCGGAACGACCTGACCGCCGAGGTCGCCGCGCTCCAGCAGTCGCTGAACGCCTACACCCAGCAGATCCAGGACGTGAACCAGCGCCTGCTGCGGCTCTCCGAGCTGGAGCCCACCTTCAACCAGCTGTCGCGCGACCGCGACGTGCTGTCGTCGAACGTCAAGGACTTCACGGTCAAGGAACAGCAGGACCAGGCCCAGCGGCAGATGTCGGCCGAGGGCAGCGACAACATCCGCATCGTCCAGCGCGCCGTGGCCCCGTCGACCGGCAAGAGCCTGAAGAAGCCGGTCATGGTGCTGGCCTTCCTGTTCGCGGCCTTCACCGCCGCCTGCGCCGGCCTGGTGCGCATGCTGCTGCGGCCCGGCCTGCAGACCCCGGCGTCCGCCTCGCGCACCCTGGGCCTGCCCGTGCTGGCCACGGCCAACTACAAGCGCTGA
- a CDS encoding glutathione S-transferase N-terminal domain-containing protein produces MSRPIELYYWPTPNGWKISIALEEMGLPYTMILVNIGAGEQFKPDFLAISPNNRMPAIVDPDGPDGQPISVFESGAILQYLGRKTGRFYGTSERERVEIDQWLMWQMGGLGPMAGQTHHFRQYAAAIVSDQRQIAYGAIRYTNETHRLYGVLNKRLDGRDFICGQLSIADFACWGWVVPWKNQGIILDEFPHLKAWFERMGARDAVERGFKLGAELRRQGLQAPGKAQEEARKVLFGQRAR; encoded by the coding sequence ATGAGCCGTCCGATCGAACTGTACTACTGGCCCACGCCCAATGGCTGGAAGATCTCCATCGCCCTGGAGGAGATGGGCCTGCCCTACACGATGATCCTGGTGAACATCGGGGCGGGCGAGCAGTTCAAGCCGGACTTCCTGGCCATAAGCCCTAACAACCGGATGCCGGCCATCGTCGATCCCGACGGTCCCGACGGCCAGCCGATCTCGGTGTTCGAGTCCGGGGCCATCCTGCAGTATCTGGGCCGCAAGACGGGGCGGTTCTATGGGACCAGCGAGCGCGAGCGGGTCGAGATCGACCAGTGGCTGATGTGGCAGATGGGCGGCCTGGGCCCCATGGCCGGCCAGACCCATCATTTCCGCCAGTACGCCGCCGCCATCGTCAGTGACCAGCGCCAGATCGCCTATGGCGCCATCCGCTACACCAACGAGACCCACCGGCTGTACGGCGTGCTGAACAAGCGGCTGGACGGGCGGGATTTCATCTGCGGCCAATTGTCCATCGCCGATTTCGCCTGCTGGGGATGGGTTGTGCCGTGGAAAAACCAGGGCATCATTCTGGACGAGTTTCCGCACCTGAAGGCCTGGTTCGAGCGCATGGGCGCCCGCGACGCCGTCGAGCGGGGCTTCAAGCTGGGCGCCGAATTGCGCCGCCAGGGCCTGCAAGCGCCCGGAAAAGCTCAGGAAGAAGCCCGAAAGGTGCTGTTTGGCCAGCGCGCCCGTTAA
- a CDS encoding polysaccharide biosynthesis/export family protein — MHRRTILSAAFALPFAATGLSLGLAGCGHVDREPITPTARPTATFSDIGYADWSDQEPDYRFYPGDELEVTVPSAAELNKSVVVQPDGRVALPLIAPVMAADRTIGELEAAITQAYSSQLLRPQVQVSIKSTAPLKVFVGGEVGNPGAFDMAGDSDALRAVIQAGGFKTSAKRTSVVIIRRGPNGRAMLRTANLLSGMTGGRADLVPLRRFDVVYVPRSGVSEAGLFMQQYFRDLLPISFSYAINGFSGN; from the coding sequence ATGCACAGGCGCACCATCCTTTCGGCGGCTTTCGCCCTGCCCTTCGCGGCCACCGGGCTCTCGCTCGGCCTGGCCGGCTGCGGCCACGTGGACCGCGAGCCGATCACCCCCACGGCCCGTCCGACGGCCACTTTTTCCGATATCGGCTATGCCGACTGGTCGGATCAGGAGCCCGACTACCGGTTCTATCCGGGCGACGAGCTTGAGGTCACCGTGCCCTCGGCGGCCGAGCTGAACAAGTCCGTGGTGGTCCAGCCGGACGGCCGCGTCGCTTTGCCGCTGATCGCGCCGGTCATGGCGGCCGACCGGACGATCGGCGAACTGGAGGCGGCGATCACCCAGGCCTATTCCAGCCAGCTGCTGCGGCCGCAGGTGCAGGTGTCGATCAAGTCGACGGCGCCGCTGAAGGTGTTCGTCGGGGGCGAGGTCGGCAATCCGGGCGCCTTCGACATGGCCGGCGACAGCGACGCGCTGCGGGCCGTCATCCAGGCCGGCGGGTTCAAGACCTCGGCCAAGCGCACGTCGGTGGTGATCATTCGTCGCGGCCCCAACGGCCGGGCCATGCTGCGGACGGCGAACCTGCTGTCGGGGATGACCGGCGGCCGGGCGGACCTGGTGCCGCTGCGCCGGTTCGACGTGGTCTATGTGCCGCGCAGCGGGGTGTCCGAAGCGGGCCTGTTCATGCAGCAGTACTTCCGCGACCTGCTGCCGATCAGCTTCAGCTACGCGATCAACGGCTTCAGCGGAAACTGA
- a CDS encoding sel1 repeat family protein encodes MMMSIEPPAAIHGIPLPTADASGDELFRMGMLYSTGQGGAPLDYVSAHMLFNLAAMRGSVEAKVYRKEISQEMASEDVAEAQRQAREWLAHG; translated from the coding sequence ATGATGATGAGTATCGAACCGCCGGCCGCGATCCACGGGATTCCGCTGCCGACCGCCGACGCCTCGGGCGACGAGCTGTTCCGCATGGGCATGCTCTATTCGACCGGCCAGGGCGGCGCGCCGCTGGACTACGTGTCGGCCCACATGCTGTTCAACCTGGCCGCCATGCGCGGTTCGGTCGAAGCCAAGGTCTATCGCAAGGAAATCTCGCAGGAGATGGCCAGCGAGGACGTCGCCGAAGCCCAGCGCCAGGCGCGCGAATGGCTGGCCCACGGCTGA
- a CDS encoding RcnB family protein — protein MKRLLLTIAAVAAVAGPMAAAASDASAQDHGRWGHRDERGDRGDRGGRHDGRHDGRWDDRGGRWDGRHDNGRHNGWDRGDRWDGRDRWDGRRYNGYYYNNRWSYGAPPAHYYGHPGYRPGYNAWRRGGYLPPYYRGNGYVIHDYGYYRLRPPPRGYYWYRAGNDYVLAAIATGLIFDIINN, from the coding sequence ATGAAGCGCCTGTTGCTCACCATCGCCGCCGTGGCCGCCGTCGCCGGGCCGATGGCCGCCGCCGCGAGCGACGCGTCCGCCCAGGATCACGGCCGCTGGGGCCATCGCGACGAGCGCGGAGACCGCGGCGATCGCGGCGGCCGCCATGATGGACGCCATGACGGCCGCTGGGACGATCGCGGCGGACGCTGGGACGGCCGCCACGACAACGGCCGTCACAACGGCTGGGACCGTGGCGATCGCTGGGATGGCCGGGACCGTTGGGACGGCCGCCGCTACAACGGCTACTATTACAACAACCGCTGGAGCTATGGCGCGCCGCCGGCCCATTACTATGGTCACCCCGGCTATCGCCCCGGCTACAACGCCTGGCGCCGCGGCGGCTACCTGCCGCCCTATTATCGCGGCAACGGCTATGTCATCCACGACTACGGATACTATCGCCTGCGCCCGCCGCCCCGCGGTTACTACTGGTACCGCGCCGGTAACGACTATGTCCTGGCGGCGATCGCCACCGGACTGATCTTCGACATCATCAACAACTAG